From one Lolium rigidum isolate FL_2022 chromosome 4, APGP_CSIRO_Lrig_0.1, whole genome shotgun sequence genomic stretch:
- the LOC124706637 gene encoding uncharacterized protein LOC124706637 produces MEVEMQLDDDLFFAELSKRISLLITDDDDADFAVAAAAAVQFPDAMHLPPVSIPFPFNSPARPSSFLPARAPPHAWML; encoded by the coding sequence ATGGAGGTGGAGATGCAGCTGGACGACGACCTCTTCTTCGCGGAGCTCAGCAAGAGGATCTCCCTCCtcatcaccgacgacgacgacgccgacttcgccgtcgccgccgccgccgccgtgcagtTCCCCGACGCCATGCACCTCCCACCTGTgagcatcccttttccttttaacTCTCCAGCTCGCCCTTCCTCATTTCTTCCGGCGCGCGCGCCGCCACATGCATGGATGTTGTGA